A region of Toxorhynchites rutilus septentrionalis strain SRP chromosome 1, ASM2978413v1, whole genome shotgun sequence DNA encodes the following proteins:
- the LOC129771626 gene encoding THO complex subunit 1 has protein sequence MSSPSFLELLNCFTETMNKSFKMNNIEQLKAEYDRIKTPSDNDKKAALHQCFRDLLLTKTEDIPAIEQFINFAVAACRLEMTSPTIPVVLLGDIFDAVTLDKCEQIFTYVENNVCTWKEDFFFAACKHNLLRMCNDLLRRLSRSQNTVFCGRILLFLAKFFPFSERSGLNIISEFNLENITEYGVEGSEMGDQLGISEENGTGNQLKIDYNLYCKFWALQDFFRNPNQCYNKVQWKMFAAHAGSVMSAFSSFKLEEPRATSSGANKSLQTPMEIPMEEQIRESGHFFAKFLTNPKLLSLQLSDSNFRRSVLVQLLILFQYLNSTVKFKADNHCLTQVQIDWLKETESTVYKLIVESPPNGRKFADSVRHMLSREELWNSWKNEGCKEFKRPEVAGVASAAAGEDPAPPPRAALKRPRRMLGDLIRDSTKQGKFFMGNPELTRLWNTCPDNLQACKGEDRNFLPTLESYLDGSKEKQDPSFEWRALRLLARQSPHFFTLFNSPSYKVADYLESVRKKIQKDKIDIKQEVTQEGSHSQNDPNEAEGEGFVGEEETDQMDSELLKTEQLTPEDKNTHRTITVTKEQMAELAPSIGKDWKRLASKLGYGIDEVQYFESENPTVVDQCRHLLQVWFEDDMDSSLDQLAYILEGLEMLSAADAVKQMIAALSDDKVEEVSDE, from the exons atgagTTCACCAAGCTTTCTGGAGCTTCTAAACTGTTTTACG GAAACTATGAACAAATCGTTCAAAATGAACAACATCGAGCAGTTGAAGGCGGAATACGACCGAATCAAAACACCCAGCGATAATGACAAAAAGGCCGCCCTCCATCAGTGCTTCCGTGATTTGCTGCTAACCAAAACCGAAGACATTCCGGCTATCGAACAATTCATCAATTTCGCTGTGGCGGCATGTCGGCTGGAGATGACTTCGCCAACCATTCCGGTGGTGCTGCTGGGGGACATTTTCGATGCGGTCACATTGGACAAGTGCGAGCAGATATTCACGTACGTTGAGAATAATGTGTGCACCTGGAAGGAGGATTTTTTCTTCGCCGCCTGCAAGCACAATCTGCTGCGGATGTGCAACGATTTGCTGCGAAGGCTCTCACGTTCCCAGAATACGGTTTTCTGCGGTCGAATCTTGCTGTTCCTGGCGAAGTTTTTCCCTTTTAGCGAGCGGTCCGGGTTGAACATTATTTCCGAGTTTAATTTGGAGAACATCACGGAATATGGGGTGGAGGGAAGCGAAATGGGCGATCAGCTTGGAATTTCGGAGGAGAATGGCACCGGAAATCAGCTGAAGATTGATTATAATTTGTATTGCAAATTTTGGGCGCTGCAGGATTTCTTCAGGAACCCCAACCAATGCTATAATAAGGTCCAATGGAAGATGTTCGCTGCG CACGCCGGAAGCGTAATGTCGGCTTTTAGCAGTTTCAAACTGGAGGAGCCAAGGGCCACTTCCAGCGGTGCAAATAAATCGCTCCAAACTCCGATGGAGATTCCGATGGAAGAGCAAATCCGAGAATCGGGTCATTTCTTCGCCAAATTCCTTACGAATCCAAAGCTTCTCTCCCTGCAACTGTCGGATTCTAATTTCCGTCGATCGGTTCTCGTTCAGttattgattctgtttcaatatttGAACTCCACGGTCAAATTCAAAGCGGATAATCACTGTCTTACACAGGTCCAGATCGATTGGCTAAAGGAGACCGAAAGCACTGTTTATAAGTTGATTGTGGAGTCCCCTCCGAACGGTCGCAAATTCGCCGATTCCGTCCGACACATGCTCTCACGGGAAGAGCTGTGGAACAGCTGGAAGAATGAGGGCTGCAAAGAGTTCAAACGACCGGAGGTGGCTGGTGTCGCATCCGCTGCGGCGGGAGAAGATCCAGCACCTCCGCCTCGAGCTGCTCTGAAACGACCCCGTCGAATGCTGGGGGACCTTATCCGGGATTCCACCAAACAGGGTAAATTTTTCATGGGCAATCCCGAGCTGACTCGGCTGTGGAACACCTGTCCCGATAATTTGCAAGCCTGCAAAGGAGAGGATAGAAACTTTTTGCCCACGCTCGAGTCTTATTTGGACGGTTCGAAGGAGAAACAGGATCCGTCCTTTGAGTGGAGAGCTCTGCGATTGCTGGCTCGTCAATCGCCACATTTCTTCACTCTTTTTAACAGTCCTTCGTACAAGGTAGCCGATTATTTGGAGAGTGTGAGGAAGAAAATTCAGAAGGATAAAATTGATATCAAGCAGGAGGTAACTCAGGAGGGTTCTCATTCGCAAAATGATCCGAATGAGGCAGAAGGAGAGGGATTTGTGGGCGAGGAGGAAACGGATCAG ATGGATTCGGAACTGCTGAAGACGGAGCAACTCACGCCGGAGGACAAAAACACTCACCGCACTATCACCGTCACGAAGGAACAAATGGCCGAACTTGCCCCCAGCATCGGTAAAGACTGGAAACGGTTGGCATCGAAACTGGGCTACGGCATTGatgaagttcaatattttgagtCGGAAAATCCCACCGTTGTGGACCAGTGTCGGCATTTGTTGCAGGTATGGTTCGAAGATGATATGGACTCCAGCTTGGACCAGCTCGCCTACATCCTCGAGGGTCTGGAGATGCTTTCGGCGGCGGATGCGGTTAAGCAGATGATAGCTGCGCTTAGTGATGATAAAGTGGAGGAAGTATCGGATGAATAG